In the Brettanomyces nanus chromosome 1, complete sequence genome, ATACGAAAGAATCGAATCGCCAATCATAGTGAGGGACATGAATATGCCTATCATCGATTCTGGGATCTCAAGGGATTTTAGATATAGAGTGAGTATCTGGTTTGTCAATCCAAATGCCACCATTCTGGCAAATACACTGAACCAGAGGAGTCTGATATCAGCAGATGACTGCCTGATAGTATCACCAAGATGCATGCCCATGACGAGAAGGATTGGTAGAGACAAAATATCTTGAAAGGAAAGGAAGAGAGGAAATGTATTGAAAAGACTGGGTAAAGCCAAGaactgaaaaagaaaaaaaaattcgAGTGAAAAATAGGGCCCATCTCTAAAAGGATATGAGATGAGGTGAGTTCAGGGGGAATGACCCGACCCAGAGCTAAAAGTAAGAACCACTAGAAAGTGAGATTGTAAGTATGCATATTAGGATTACGGTCTCTTGGCCGCGTTATCATGGTCTTCGAAGTAAAGCTCTCAAGTTGTTGAACTCACCTGATTAGTTCTAATCACTATAACGGAGATACAGTAAGGAGGCCAAGAAATTTCTCGGATTTAGttattcatttttttttctcttgttccATCTACAACTGTTTTCATCGTGTCAAAGACGTTATTAATTCAAAAAATCCAGGGCACTCAACTGTGGAAGCAACATAAAGGTTTGGTTCACACTGTAATTACGCTGACATTCTTTCCGTATGATTTCTTCAGGTAAGACCGAGAATCTTTCCAAGGATAAGGATAGTAAAGAGAAGCTTTCTAAAGTGACAGATGATCAAGGTAAATCGAATACATCTAGCGAAAGCTCATCCAGTGGATCTGTATCAGGGAATAATCCGCAGGATGCATCACGAAGTGCATCGAGTGGTGTGTCAGATGGACCAGCAAGGGTCAAGAGACCCAAGAAAATAGCGTGTACTGAGTGTCGCCAGCAGAAAGCCCGATGCGATGCATCTGAAAAGGTACCTGGTCCGTGCACCCGGTGTGCCAGGAGAGGGATTCAGTGTGTGCTCAACTCAGACTACAAGCGAACTTTCAAAAGGGTGCAAATTGCTCAGATGGAGAGAGATTATGAGATGATGAAGCGCAGGCTGCAGTACACTCCAACGGTAGGCATGCCCCTGCCAGGGGTGGTACCGCCAAATGTTCCTCGACTTTCGATGGCGGGAGTATCTCCCCTCACCACCACAGCCGTaccttcctcctcctcagtCCTACGGTTCCGGGCTGATGTACACACAGCAGAGTCAGATAATATCACCCGctcctccttcacctttttcGGCACAACAAACTTACACCTCATATGCTCGTACTACTCCTTCGAGTAATGCTTCAACGCCAGAGTCTGTATCCCAACAGCCGTCTCACCACTCGTATCGTCACGTACTTCCACGCCCCTCAAAACGACAACAAAAGAAcacctctttttctccattATCACAGTCCAATGTTTTGAGTACCGCGAGTACGTCATGGCCCCCACGGGGGGTAGCTACTTCATCTCTTCCCTTGGCTCCTTTGGTTGCTTCGTCTCCTTTAGTTCCTTCGGTTCCCATGGATCCTACAGCTTCTGCAGTTACTACTCCAACAGTGCATAGTTATATGGCACTTCCAGTCAAGTCTACGTTGGTCTCATCTTCACGCTCTCTCGGCGatgtatttctttcttcagcCCAAATCACTGCACTTTTCCATTATTTCGTCCAGTTCTACCATCCAATGCTTCCAGTTGTCGACGTTACTCGCGGAGTTGACCGTATTTATCGCCTTTGTCCGATTTTATTTTGGACAATCATGTTCACAGCACTCCGTGGCTTTGAATCTCCTCTTATCAATCGTGAGGAAGCTCATAGACTCTACTTTGCTCTCTCCCCCCATTCTTAAATCTGCCCTAGCAGAACTTTCTATTGCTCCCATTACTCGGTATACCCCTTCAGAGCTTGACGAGCCGGTGCTCAATGTTTGCAGCGTATTCACTGTGCAAGCTTTTTTATTATATACGTTCTGGCCTCCAGTCACGTCATCTGTTAGCGCTGACTCTTCTTGGTATTCCATAGGTATAGCTCTGTTTCAAGCCATTCGTATCGGATTGCATTTACCAGGCCATTCTGCGGACGGTTTGAGAACCAACAATCCTTCGCTTCTTTCTGAACAGGTGAGAACATGGATCGCCTGCAATGTGGTATCTCAAATTATCGCCACGGCATTTGGATTTCCCAGCCTAAACAGACTTGATTTGCCCGGTAACATGGATACCAATGGGCTACAACTTCCTAAGGAGCTTAAACAGATGTTTGCCATTCAGAGGTTTGAATCTCAAGCGGCTCAGACTCTTAATAGCAATTCATTTGATCCGCTGATGCTTGTTGGAGCCCAGGAAAGATTTCCCTTACTCAGACTCTTGGAGACCGAATTGGATCAATTAGAAATGCGATTGAACACTAAAGGGGATGATGGCCAAATGGACAGTGGCTCCTTGGATGATTTTAGACTGCTCTCTTTACTTGCTGCCAAATTGCACTTACTAACGTACTACTTTTTGGACACTGATAAGGTTCCAGGCTACGATCTCAAAAAGGGCCTTTTTAAAGCATACGACGCTGCTGTCCAATATATCGCGCATTTTAGAGAATCACAGAAGAGAAACCCGTTATTCGCCAAGAATTCACCTTCAGTTTATACTCTGACAATTTGGCAGGCAGCATGTATTGTGGCCAGACTTATTCATTCTCCTTACATGTCTCTGCTGGATGTCTCGGATGGTCGCAAAATCTATCTGGATGCAGTTTATTTGGCTCATCATGCTTCTGTTATCAAGCATGATATGCCTTATAGAGCTTCTGGGATTATGAGGTCGATGTGGGCTTTATTCAAGACCCTCTGCGAGCAAAACTCCATATCCCCCAATGTAATAGTGAGATCTAGGATGAGTGCCAGTGTGTTTTTCGACTCTTTGTGGATTGTCAGGCAGAAATGTGGAATGGTTAAACTTAGGCCTGAACGTGTAGAAGATCAGGTGATAGCTTCCGATGGaaacgatgatgatgatgaggacgacgacgacgatgaagaagaagacggaaaaggaaataaaagTGCCGATAAGAGGAAAGTTAGGATGCAGAGATCGCTTTCAAGCACGCTACACCCGGAATCTGATGCCCGTAAGATTATTAGTACGATTCCACTAGACCCACAGCCGATTTCTCTTAGTGATAGAGGTGAAAGTGGAAGTAGCTCACATAGCTCGCCATTTATTTATAGATCTCCTAGAGAGAAGAGGCGGTTGGTAGACGGAAGTAATAACGAGGCGAGTGGAGTGTCTGAAGTAACGACTCCTATTTCAAATATTCAAAAAAGCAGGTTGCAGAATAGTGAGAGCACTGATAATACCAAGACAGAAGAGGAAACGCCGGTATTCTCACTAGATTCATGGGATCTTGCGAAGGATATTGATTCGGAACTGTTGTTCAAGGATATTGACAATGTGATGAACAATTTCGGATTTCATGCGGAATGAACTGATGGTATATATGTATAATAGTAATGAATCCCTCAAACCGATCGTTAGAATAGGCTTAGATAATTGCTTAGATAAGGTCATCCTGGGCCCCTTTTCCCGGTCTGGCTCTCGCTGGCGCTCtcatatttttcttttcttcacttgggccaaaaaaaattttccagGCTTAGATGAAGCAATTGAGGAAAAACAAAGGGTTGAGGTTAGTTAGGTACTTGGTTCTGGTGAACATTAGATCGATAGAAACGCAATGCCTACTGAAATCAAAGACGCAGTTCCAGATCTGATAATTGGATCTGGGTccgaagaaaaaaatgatgaaTCGAATAAGGAGCAGGGTATTCTAAATGAGGAAGACAGTTCATTCAAACCGGCCAAGAAAGTGACTTTTGCCGATGATAACAAAttatttgaagaggaggccgagaaggagaaacggaagaaggaatttgaGGAAGGAGGAGGACTTCCAGAGCAACCTGACCACCCAGATTTTGCCAAATTCacacctctttctcctgAGATCATTAACCGTCAAGCCACAATTAACATTGGTACCATTGGTCATGTGGCCCACGGTAAATCTACTGTGGTCAAGGCCATTTCGGGAGTTCAAACAGTCAGATTTAAAAATGAATTAGAGAGAAATATTACCATTAAACTTGGTTATGCCAACGCTAAGATCTACAAATGTGATAATCCAGAGTGTCCAGAACCTGACTGTTACCATTCTTACAAATCTGACAAAGAGATTCATCCAAAGTGCGAAAGACCTGGCTGCGATGGAAGATACAACTTGATTCGTCATGTTTCATTTGTTGACTGTCCTGGTCACGATATCTTGATGAGTACGATGCTTTCTGGTGCTGCAGTGATGGACGCTGCGTTGTTGTTGATTGCAGGTAATGAACCATGCCCACAGCCGCAGACGTCCGAACATTTGGCTGCTATAGAAATTATGAAGTTAAAGCACGTGGTTATCCTTCAAAACAAGGttgatttgatgaagaaggaagctGCTTTGGAGCATGAGAAGTCCATTCTTAAGTTTATTAAGGGTACCATTGCTGATGGTGCACCGATCATCCCGATTTCGGCCCAGTTGAAGTATAATATTGACGCAGTTGACATGTGCATGGTGAAGAATATTCCAGTTCCATTGAGAGATTTCTCTGCCCAACCAAGACTGATGGTGATTCGTTCGTTCGATGTGAATAAGCCAGGTTCTGATATTGATGAGTTGAAGGGAGGTGTTGCTGGTGGTTCTATTCTTACCGGTGTGTTCAAGATTGGTGATGAAATCGAGATTAGACCGGGTATTGTCACCAAAGATGACAGTGGAAAGATTCAGTGTAAGGCTATTTTCTCTCACATCGTGTCACTCTTTGCTGAGAACAATGACTTAAAGTTTGCCGTTCCTGGTGGCTTGATTGGTGTGGGTACTAAAATTGATCCTACTCTATGTAGAGCAGATAGATTGGTGGGACAGGTTGTTGGTGCCAAGGGTAGCTTGCCTTCGGTGTTCACGGATATCGAGATTAACTACTTCCTTTTAAGAAGATTACTTGGTGTGAAAACTGATGGACCGAGACAGGCCAAGGTCCGTAAGTTAGAAGTGGACGATGTTCTAATGGTGAATATCGGTTCTACTGCTACTGGAGCCAGAGTGGTGGCTGTTAAGGCAGATATGGCCCGGTTAACTCTCACCTCTCCTGCTTGTACTGAGATCAACGAAAAGATAGCATTGTCTAGACGTATTGAGAAGCACTTCCGTTTGATTGGTTGGGCCACCATTAAGAAGGGTACTACGATTGATCCTGTCAATTAGGTGTttaatgaagaaacaaatatAAGTTGTAATTAATCCTGTACTGTACTCCATTTTCACTTCTCCTCTAGTGCGTTGGCggactctttgaacttAGACGAATTGAGGAACTTTGGCAACGAATCCTGCTCCATCATGCTATACACCTGTTTCCTGACCTTCGAATAATGCTTCATAATTTGTTTGAGAGTCTGCAGTGTTGGTTCAGTCAAATAATCAGAAGGAGATAGCTCGGCGGGCTTTAAGATGGCTTGCCGTCCTTTAATAGTGATTGCTGGTGGTGGACCCGTCGAGGAACCTGAAGATGGTGGTTCTGGAGGCCTGTTCTCTGATTTATCGTCACCTAATTCATGCATCCAATTGCACTGAACACTCTGTTCCGGGTTGTTGGAATTGACTATCTTCTGGATACTGCTTCTCAATTTTGAGTCAATATTCAAATCATTAATCG is a window encoding:
- the GCD11 gene encoding eukaryotic translation initiation factor 2 subunit gamma (BUSCO:EOG09341NTI), which gives rise to MPTEIKDAVPDLIIGSGSEEKNDESNKEQGILNEEDSSFKPAKKVTFADDNKLFEEEAEKEKRKKEFEEGGGLPEQPDHPDFAKFTPLSPEIINRQATINIGTIGHVAHGKSTVVKAISGVQTVRFKNELERNITIKLGYANAKIYKCDNPECPEPDCYHSYKSDKEIHPKCERPGCDGRYNLIRHVSFVDCPGHDILMSTMLSGAAVMDAALLLIAGNEPCPQPQTSEHLAAIEIMKLKHVVILQNKVDLMKKEAALEHEKSILKFIKGTIADGAPIIPISAQLKYNIDAVDMCMVKNIPVPLRDFSAQPRLMVIRSFDVNKPGSDIDELKGGVAGGSILTGVFKIGDEIEIRPGIVTKDDSGKIQCKAIFSHIVSLFAENNDLKFAVPGGLIGVGTKIDPTLCRADRLVGQVVGAKGSLPSVFTDIEINYFLLRRLLGVKTDGPRQAKVRKLEVDDVLMVNIGSTATGARVVAVKADMARLTLTSPACTEINEKIALSRRIEKHFRLIGWATIKKGTTIDPVN